GACAAAAATcatttacataatatatattgaTGTAGACTTTTGAGCAGCAATACAATCATGGTGATGGAGCTCTCTCAATGACTATATCTCAATCAGTTGACTCCATCCTATATACATTTACACCTATACACTCTATCTTGATGAATTTGTCAAGCTACTTCACATAAATAGGTTGATCTCTATCTCTATCTCTACCTCTCTAGTTAGTTACTTTCCATTAAAGGGAAGATGATGACAATGACCCCAAATTAACTAACTTTTGAAGCTGGGAATCATCCAACTGATGGGAGTTTTAAAATAGGAttgttcaaatatttcaaatgtaCATTTATTAACTAAAAGAAATAGTATTTTAAAGGGGATAAAGAAGAATCTAGCTAGCTAGGTTTATGTACTATATAataagagagggagagagaagagGAATCTTGTTGTAGTTTAATCCATTTGTCTATGGACTATAGATTAGATTAGGtttgtatttatatatgttaattATTGTAGTTTAATCCATTCTTTTATAGGCCATAGATAGATTAGGGtttgtatttatatatgttaattATTGTCATTGGTGGATGTTAGTCTTGGGAATTATTGAATGGAGACCAAGGagtatttgttaaatatatacaAGAGATAGGAACTTTAGTTATATTGATTGAAGGTAGTACTATTCTTTTGAAGCCTATCCTCTTCTAGGGTTGGGTCCAAAGCCAAAGCTTTTTGCTTTTCCCTTTGCTTTGgtcaatataaaataaaaaataaaaaacatactaGTAAACATAGagtaataataaagtaaaaggaaaactCCAAACTAAGATTCAATTTCACTTTATATTGAATTCTATACATTAACTATTCTTCAATGAAAATGAtaacatattatataatttttcgaTTAAAATATTGCactatataaaatacatatgtAATTAATGTAATATTATTGAGATTGAAACCCAAATAAATatctttgattttataaaatattataacttacgTCATTCAAAATGAACAACAATATTCGATTAATGAAAAATGTCAATCTTTTTATAATATACAGTATCAAACTCATCTCGAATATGTTTgtaaaactatttatttaaataaaaccaTATTATTACACTTTGTTTTCAATCACATTGACTTAAACCTTAATTCAACACATATAAAGCCAATGATACATTCAAAATTGAAAGGCCCATGAAAAACATCTAGGGAAGAAGGTTGATTAAAAAGCTGCATTCATGCATCATTGCTATTCAAATAATCTAAGTTCCATCCATGGATTGAGTAACAACAAAAGTAAAAGGACATTGATTCCTCCTTTACAAGCAACAAATGGAATGTGTCATTCACTATtgaaattaaatgttaaaaaaaataataaaaacatgatATTCACTCATCATATCAATCAAAACAGGAAAAAAAGGGTACTTCCTTGTTGTAAAGAAACAATGATTTTGTAGTTGACTCAATCTCAATTATTCTCTCTGCCTCCACAAGTCATCATCACCCACAGTACAAACATAACATGTTCCATACCCAAAAATCAATGAGAATGCTTCAAAAGAAATCTCAAGAGAAGGAGAAAATAGTTAAATACAATTATTGAGAATAATGAATTGGGATGCAAATAGATTGGATTTTGGATATGATACGTCACCCATATCATAAAACTTTGTATGTTGGATACTCTCAAATTTTGGGGTAGATCTTGGATAACCCAAATTAGGTGtgtaaatttaaatatttggaaCAAATATTTAATTGTTGAGAATTTGTATATCTACATCATAATTGAAGgaatattaaatttcaaaattgaaaatagttttttaaaagtgttttactttgattttcaaaagatGTGATTAGGAGATTTCACATATTAAGTAATATTATCTTCTCTactatttattctttaaattttaatttttattaatattaagtgATGATATCTTCTCTACAAATATTTTCTTAGAATAAAGTTTTCTTTTGATTTGTAGTTAGGTTTTAACTTTAAAGATGGCTTTAGGGtttgagattgaaaatggaTGAATGAAGCATGTGAATTTTAGGAAAGGGAAGAGAAATAGAGAATAAATGATAGGGTGAAAAAGCAAGTGGGCATGGTAAAATGGCCATAAAGTTTGTGGCATAAAGTATCTTCTCAAACCAAGTGAAACATGAGAGAGTAAAAAAGAAATGTAGCACTGAAAACCCTTAGTTGTGGTACAACACTAAATTATTAGCTAAGAACAGGCAGGCCTGTGAAAAGTAACAGAAATGTGAATGGTGATTTGGGATATGGGTCCATTTCAAGGACTGTTTGCAACTTTTGGATGGTCCCACACTGTGTCATGCATAGATTTGAAGATGGTACAATGAAACATGCAATGAATTCTTATCTTTCTCAACATGCTTCTCCATGGAAGTGGTACAATAATAATCTTTCTCCGAATaataatctttctttcttttctgttttcttttttgggtggGCCTGCATTTTCCAATAATGATGATCAGACTTATGATGTGATGGATTTGGATCTAGAAACCATGTGAGGAATGTGGTTTGGAAGGGGTTCATTTGATTGAGAGATGGGTCAGTGATCAAAGGAGAGGTGGTTAACTAATGGGCATTGTCTTGAAGCATTGGTCCAACACCCATTGGGGATGAAGGGCGAGAGAGGAGATTATTAGCTATTGGTCCAAGGTCCATTAAAGATGGGAATGGAGAGACAGAGAGAGCCCATTAAggttggagagagagagagagagagagagagatattaACCCTACTTGTCTAAGCTGTGAGGATGGATgaagggagagggagagaggatTAAAAGGGgccatttgataaaaaatatagaaaataaattggacCATATCTTCAACTACTGGTCCAAGGCCCATCAGGCATGGGGCAACTACTGGTCCACAAGCCCATTAAGGATGAAAAGGAGGTCAATAAAATGAGAAAAGCGAAGGCATTGGTGAGATGGACACAAAAGGAAAGATGATAGGTATGGGTTTTCTCAGACATTCAACAAAACagtcataaaatatttattggcctcttggagagagagagagagagagagagagagagagggagggagggagggagggagggagagagggaggggAGAGGAGGATAAAAGGAGAGATGGAGATGGGCTCTTGTTGGGCTGTTCACCAACACCAAGTACTTGTTTAAGCAGACAAAAAGAAGTGTTTGGATAAAGGGGTGTGGAGAGAATCAAAAGCAAAGGTGTCTGCTTCTGCTTCTGCTTCTTCTGCTAGCTTCTCTCAAAACACAAtctttcatacatcttttgCAAATACCTCCCTTCCCTCCTTTCTTCCCACTACCCTTCTTGGGAGAAgaatggaaggaaaagaaaacagtACATCTGCAacaaatcaaaacaaacaaaggTTCAAAAGAATTTGTGTCTTCTGTGGTAGCAGACCTGGATACAAGTCTGCATTCAGTGAAGCAGCTCTTCAGCTTGGTAATCTTCTggtaataaaatcaatttaagggGATATATGTACatagattcttcttcatctgtTTTCATCTTTTGGGTTCTTTCcttttatcatttctatttGGTTCTCAGGTTGAGAGAAAGATTGATTTGGTATATGGTGGAGGAAGTGTAGGCCTAATGGGTTTAATCTCTCAGACTGTTTTCAATGGAGGTTGCCATGTTCTTGGgtacttttcatttttcccaCATTATTAGTCCCTTGCTTTTTCTTTGGGTTTCAGTAAGACAATTTACATATTTCTTCGTCTTCTTTTTGTATTAGAGTAATTCCTAGAGCTCTTTTGCCACATGAGGTAATACTATCCATCATTCTTCCCTCAAAAATACTTAATTTTCCTTCTTCTAAGTGtcatttaacatatattttccCAGTGAAACAACTCAAAACTCAAACCCCACTCGCAGATATCAGGAGAAACCATAGGAGAAGTGAAGACAGTTGCAGACATGCACCAAAGGAAGTCAGAAATGGCGAAAAATGCAGACGCTTTCATTGCACTTCCGGGTCTGTATATCACCATATTCTCCCTTTCACTCAAGTATGCATACATGTCCCTAATTGTTTATATTCTAATCAAAGTTCTAAACTGTGTCTTAGGTGGTTATGGAACCATGGAAGAACTATTAGAAATGATAACCTGGTCACAGCTAGGAATTCATGAAAAACCAGTAAGATGggtccttttttcttttttccaatcATCTTCAAGATTTGGCAAATGGGTACCTttcaacatttgattttttttaattagtcttttcttgttgatattaaaatttgtaacagGTGGGATTATTGAATGTAGATGGGTATTATAACAGCTTGCTCACCCTATTTGACAAAGGAGTAGAGGAGGGTTTCATAGAAGATTCAGCAAGGAATATCATGATTTCAGCAACCACGGCAGAAGAACTTATCAAGAAAATGGAGGTATCCCCACAACAACCCCAAGAAAATGCAGACCCtcttcataatatttaaacacaACACTTAGATAAAATATTAGGATTGGTTGCTAGATCATTGGAGTgatgacaaaacaaaacaaaacaaaacaaaacaaagttgCAGGAAAAAGCTGAGaataatttgttattattttgatgACATGTTTGCAGGAGTATGCACCAGTCCATGACAGGGTTGCACCAAGACAAACCTGGGAAGTGGACCAATTATTATGATGAGGCTTCTCAAAGATCTTTAAAATCTCAATCACCCATCTCTCTGTATATATAGAACACGtatatataagatatatatattggtGTAGTTCCATTTTAATCAAAAGAAAGGGACACCAAAAGATAGTCATATCTCTCTCCCAAGTGGGAAACCCTTGAGATCCCAAAAATCTTGAGCACCCCATTTGTATATTCATGATTGACGACATGCAGTAGTTGCAGTTTCcatttagaattgaaaaataagTCTTGTGTAGGTGTGTATCTGTATGTGGGTGTGTGGGGTTTTGGCCATTGACAATCTCAAAAGAGCATCAATGGTGAATTGGGACAAGTGGGGGTGAGGAGAAAAGACTAGAGAGAaggaaaatgatgaagaatagGGATGTTCTTTTTGTGGGTTTGTGCGTGTGGGTACGTGTGTCTCTGTGGATTAAGGTTGTGGGCACTtgcttttcaattttatttattttcattttttttagatggTGTGTGGTGGGGTTGAGATTGTGATGTGTGGATGGAAAGTAGGGGTTTTGGATTTTGGGGTGTTTGTTCACTGAGCCACTGCGGGCTTGGGTCCCACTCCATAATTGAAACTTTGTTGCTTACTACCTTGTCAACTCTCTTGTTATTGTATTATTTTGCTTAATAGAGATGTGTTTTCATACATGACACTGCAGccaaattttcaagtgtttttgGCCCTTTGCATCTTAGGCCATGTTtggatttattttcaataagataaaaactcttttttctaAGCTAAATAACAACTTATGACTTACAAAAGTTTAtgaatttcttataaaaaaaattcattttagcttgtgaaaatatatatattcattttcttataaaaattatattttaatttaataaaactattgttttatatttaataaaagtttcataatattaattttactttttgaaaattttgactttacCTCAATAAGGAGAAATgtaaaatgcaaaattttattaaaaacaagtttgaaaaaaatattaaatattatctCTTAATATGATTTGATTGAATTTTCATATAAAGTAGTGAGAGATGTCAAATCCCCTTCATCAAAGTAGGCTTTTTCTCCAACATTTTCTCTCTTAGAATTCAATTATTTCTACTCTATTCAATGAAATATAAAGACAAATCACTAGTAAAAGGTACTTTAATGGACTCAAGATCTAagtattttaaatgatttcaagCCAAAGATGCTTCTATTCAACATAAGAATTACCcttatcatttaatatttttgtgtaaattcattattttctttctatatttaattaattaattaattaattaaccaatcCAGCCCTTTCTCCATGTCATCTTCCTTCATTATTCTTTGTTTCAGAGCTCTTAAATGCACGGTAGGAATCTGTGATGTAACTTTCCTTGCCATTTTCcatgatttcaaatttgaaacttccataattattataattagccattaatatttattaaaaaatttccttCTAACATCATTATGCTATTGCAAGTATAACCAATTATGATAAGAGGGAGAAACCCTAATCACCTCCCTGATGTTTAAGTGATGTAGGGTAGACTCATGGATGCTCATCACCTCCCAAGAAAGACCCATATCACTTCCTTAGCATTTAAGTGGTCTAGAGTAGAAAAGTGATAGAATACTTAGCAAATATGTCAAACATAATTTCAATCTTGTGATGTAGCACACCTTgcaattttcctttatttcaattttgaaactCTCTGAAGTTTAAGTGGTGTAAGGTAGAAGGATAGACTCATATTTGGACTTACCTTGAAATGCTTACCAAATGTACAAACAtgacaaataagaaaaatatgtggGTTACTTGGAGAAAAAAGGGGATTAGGGGAAGACCCATTCACTCTTTTGTACAATCATGGCATCTGCATTGACCATCTCTTTTAAAGACAAGAAGATCACTTTCAAAGTGACAAaccctagttttgtttgatgcAGAGAGTAGGAAAAACCCTACCTTTGTTTGGATGCAGAAAGGAAATGGGGGAAGATTCATGTTGTTTTCCCTAGGATTTGAATCTAAAATGGAAGAGTCCTCAGCTTTTAACACCACTAAAGGGATATGGGCACAAACCACCTAACAAAGGTACCATCAATTATTTTCGATGGTGAATGGAGCCCTCCCCCTCAAACCCACATGTTGTACCCTCTCTCCTTTCTGAAGCCAATGACTCCAGAGTACAATCACAACTTGGGCCAAACCTTCATTGCTTGGTGGGTTGAAGCTTTAATACTTGGTTGCTTCAATTGGAAAACTCCCCACATGATGAATCTTTAGGTAAAATAGAAGCTAGATTTGCTGGATTCTCAAAAGTGCCTTTCTGATTTGCTTTAGCCCTCTAGATGGTAGCTCGGAGAAACCATTGTTACACACTACTTGTTCATCCTAGTTACATTCACTCTAAGCTGAGAAAGGAGTCTTAACCAACTGTCAACAACTGCCAGTCCGGGCGTCTAGGAATTCCTGAAGTCTGAACACCTACTTTGCAAACTGAGCACATCAAGCCAATCCCTTCCCTAAATCTTGCTATTCGCCTTGACTGATGATGAACCTTTTTGGAGTTAAGAGAGGGAATGCTATCCTCTACTGAGGAGGAATGAGGATCCAGCCCTCCATCCATTTTTCTGTCGGGGTACAGGCTAATCTCCATGGACCAGAAGTGCATCTCCAGGGATGTTAGGGGAGTGGGGATGTAAGCTAACTCAAAAAGTTGCCTAATGTTTAAGGAGATGAGTTGAAGTCCAAGGAAAGTTGGGATTGCATGAACAGAAATTGAACTCAACAACAGAGTCTAAACAAACTACTACAGAATCACTACTCTTTAGTGGGGCAAACTACAGAGTCCATCCTACAGTAATATAGAGCCTAATGGCAATTAAAAATGCAAGAAACTGAATTGTGACTACTACAAGGGACCTGACCACAAGTCAAAAGTTGATGGTAGAATCATGGCCTGATCATTCCTTTCCACATCTCCAATGTCAGAAAACTGGCATACACCTTTCCTAACggaaaaaacaaattcaagtaGGGAAGCAAATATAAGATTGAACAGGCACATGataatttttcctttccctttttttttttaacgagGATTTCTTTTGttgaataattaaattcatGATGGGTGTGGCGTAAAAAAGGCTGACCCTTGATTTCAATTATCCACTACAAGAGTGTATATCACATAAGTTGCTCagaatttttctttacatgttGTGACTCCACATAACTGATGATTTTCCCCCATCATCATAATCATAAGTTACAGTACAGTAGGATGACTAACCATTTAAGAAATCATTCAGATAGAAAGTGTCAGAAGCATTTTCGGTGAACAATAGAAGGTCCAGTTTCATCATAGTCTCCCTTGGTTATATGCTGATTTTGAGGGAACACTACTTTGGCCAGTATGGCACCTCCCACCCATGCAGAATACATTGTCAAGTTCTCCGGCATATATTCTGGGGGCTATAATGAACAAACAATCAGAACAAGCAAACAATCAGAAGAAGGATCACATGCAAGATCCAATGAAGCAACAATAACAAGGTTTGAAAAGAAATTCATAAATGCTCAAAACAAATTAACTTTCTGGAATAAATGCTGATCGGTGAGATAGGTAGGACTGATCTAatagaaatgttagaaattaCCTTTACAAGTGAAGGACGAATAGCTGAGGAGCATAGGCTAGCT
This DNA window, taken from Vitis riparia cultivar Riparia Gloire de Montpellier isolate 1030 chromosome 13, EGFV_Vit.rip_1.0, whole genome shotgun sequence, encodes the following:
- the LOC117927812 gene encoding cytokinin riboside 5'-monophosphate phosphoribohydrolase LOG1-like isoform X3, whose product is MGLISQTVFNGGCHVLGVIPRALLPHEISGETIGEVKTVADMHQRKSEMAKNADAFIALPGLYITIFSLSLKYAYMSLIVYILIKVLNCVLGGYGTMEELLEMITWSQLGIHEKPVGLLNVDGYYNSLLTLFDKGVEEGFIEDSARNIMISATTAEELIKKMEEYAPVHDRVAPRQTWEVDQLL
- the LOC117927812 gene encoding probable cytokinin riboside 5'-monophosphate phosphoribohydrolase LOGL10 isoform X1 codes for the protein MEGKENSTSATNQNKQRFKRICVFCGSRPGYKSAFSEAALQLGNLLVERKIDLVYGGGSVGLMGLISQTVFNGGCHVLGVIPRALLPHEISGETIGEVKTVADMHQRKSEMAKNADAFIALPGLYITIFSLSLKYAYMSLIVYILIKVLNCVLGGYGTMEELLEMITWSQLGIHEKPVGLLNVDGYYNSLLTLFDKGVEEGFIEDSARNIMISATTAEELIKKMEEYAPVHDRVAPRQTWEVDQLL
- the LOC117927812 gene encoding probable cytokinin riboside 5'-monophosphate phosphoribohydrolase LOGL10 isoform X2 codes for the protein MEGKENSTSATNQNKQRFKRICVFCGSRPGYKSAFSEAALQLGNLLVERKIDLVYGGGSVGLMGLISQTVFNGGCHVLGVIPRALLPHEISGETIGEVKTVADMHQRKSEMAKNADAFIALPGGYGTMEELLEMITWSQLGIHEKPVGLLNVDGYYNSLLTLFDKGVEEGFIEDSARNIMISATTAEELIKKMEEYAPVHDRVAPRQTWEVDQLL